Below is a window of Virgibacillus sp. NKC19-3 DNA.
AACGCCTTCAACGCCATGCTCAATCATACGGTTGACTGCATTATTGCCGCCCCCGCCTACACCGATTACCTTAATTGAAGCTAGTTCTTCCATATTTGTATCAAACTCTAACATATTTCGTTCCTCCTAATATGCAAAATAACAAGAGTACCAGAAGCTAATACGTCAATGACTCAAGGATAAATATATCAATTGAGTCACCATGATTAAACAGGTTTAGTCAAAAAAATATTTAAACAAATTAGCAATTCCGGATTCCTTTTTCTTTTTTTCCTTTGGTTCATTCGATTTTGGTTGTTTTTTGGTTCGTTGCGGTCTCTGTTCATTGGTATTTTCAATAACAGAAGGGAATAATTCTTTACCTTGTATTTTCGCATTACGATAAGCAAATTGCAATATCCCTACCCCAGCTGTAAACTGAGGTTCTCTTACACCAATATAATCTGGGATCGCAATACGTACATTTGATTGAAATAAATCCTGAGCAAGCTCGGAAACACCAGGCATTGCCATTGTACCACCTGTTAGCACATATCCACCAGGTAATTCCTGGTAGCCCATTTTCCGTATTTCTCTTTCTGCAAAAGCATAGATTTCTTCCATTCTTGCTTCAATCATATCAGATATTTGCAGTTGATTATAGGTTTCTCTCGTATTACTTCCAATAATAGATGCTTCAAATGTTTCATCTTCCCTGGCCGTATCATAAAATGCATGTCCATAGTTGAGTTTTATGTCCTCAGCTTCTTCCGTAGATGTTCGCAGGCCAATAGATAAATCTTTCGTTATATTATCCCCACCTAAATTAACAACACTTGTAGACGCTAAATGATCATTTCCAAAGACAGAAACAGTAGAACATCCTCCACCAACATCGATTAATGCCACACCCATATTCTTCTCGTCGTCAGACAAAGCAATTGTTCCTGCTGCAAGGGGCTGCAAGCAAATGTCAGACACTTGTAAATTCGCACGTTCAACACATTTTAATGTATTATGTAAAACTGTTTTAGAACAGGTAATGATCGTGCCTTCCATTTCTAAACGAACGCCGATCATGCCTCTTGGATCATTGATTTCATCCAATCCATCAACGATAAATTGTTTAGGTATGACATCAATAATTTCCCTTTCCGGTGGTATGGACACAACTTGTGCTCCATCTATTACCCTTGTGATATCTTCATCATCAATTTCTCGATTTTCACTTTGAACAGCTACCACCCCATGACAGGATTGCAATTGAATATGGCTTCCATTAATACCTACCACGACACGGTCAATCTGCATTCCTACCATTCGTTCCGCCTGCTCTACTGCATTTCTGATCGAGTGTACTGTTTGGTCAATATCAACAATAGCACCTTTTTTCATACCATTGGACTTGGCAGTACCAACACCAATAATATTCAGTGAATCATTTAAAACTTCTCCAATAATTACTTTGATTTTTGTTGTCCCTATATCAAGACTAACTAGTACGTCACTGTTATTCAAAGAAAGGCACCTCCTAATTCAGCAGCACCTGATTAAATCAGATGTCATTTTTACAATTTCTATGGTTCTACTATAATTAATTATTTTAGAGGAAATTACGTAAAAAAGAAAATATATATAGGTAATTCTACAAAAAACAGTCAATCCCCTTTATTTTATTCCATTTTTACTATAAAATTCGTTATCTTCTTCCCATATATGGCTTTCGTTACTAAATTCATGGTTTGAACTTAATTGTAGTAACAGCCTCTATTCATCTTCATCATCAAATGATTCAAAATAAGCACCAACACCAATATGAATAATCCCTTCACTTTCCGGGTCCAACTGAGAAACAATAGAAGGATAAACCTGCATTTTATCAGCAAAATCTCTGATTGTCCCACTCACCAGGAATCCATCATTCATATAAAGCAGTATTTCATTCTGATTATCATCTGTTGGTTTCCAATGTATTTCCGAAATTAAATTTAAGATAGTATCAGGCAATTCCTGGAGTTCCCCTGTCATCCTATGTAAATATTCTTCTTCCGTAAAGTCTACAATCAGAGGAGCATCACCATTGATATTATCTTGTTCTATCTCTTGTAGCGTTGTTCCATTTCCTAAAATCGGATAGTAATTGTTTTCCTCTTTCACATATCCTACTCTCTCGTATTCCTTCAATTGAATATCTACTGTCCATGGGAGGTTTCTTTTCACCTCAGCAGATTCAATGACCGGATTATCCGTTAATGTTGCTGTTATTTCTGATTTGTTAATGGTCCAAATGTTCGTATTTGTTGTTAACCCACTTTGTTCCATAATTTCTTCATCTTCCAAAAACGAATTTCCTGTTACATGGATTGTTTTAATATGGCTCAAAGGTGATTGCAGATAGACAATAATGGAAATTAAAATGAAAAAAATAGATAAATAGAATATTAAACGTCGATTTGCCTTTTTTTTGCGTGCTTGTTTTAATTTTGGAATACGATCTTCAATTGAAACAACTTTCTTTTTGTTCATCTCCATTTCTTCCCTTATAAAAATATTATCAGAAATAAAAACGGCATAAAATTATGCCGCTATTTTTATGTTATATGAATTATATCATATAATGCACCCTAACATGTAGTACACATTGCATAGTTTATTTAGTTTTTTAGTGGAAAATTTTATAAATATTTACCAGCAGCTAAATTGGGATAAATGATTCGTTAAATTTTTGAATAGTAGCTAATATTCAGTAGAACACCTACCGAACATAATGTTAAGGTTAAAGAGGAACCGCCATAACTTAAAAATGGTAATGTAATCCCAGTTACTGGAATCAATCCAATAACAACACTAATATTTATCATGACCTGAATAATTAACATGGATACAATACCCAGTGCAAGGAAGCGCCCAAATAAGTCAGGTGCATCGAGTGAAATTTTAACACCACGCCATAACAACAAAAGAAATAGCCCAATGACAATCGTTCCGCCAATAAAACCAAGTTCCTCCCCCAATATGGCAAATATAAAATCGGTCTGTGGTTCGGGCAAATAGAAATATTTCTGCAAGCTTTCTCCTAAACCGACTCCCATTAACCCACCTGGTCCGATAGAATAAAGGGATTGAATAATCTGAAATCCATCTCCCAAAGGGTCTTCCCATGGATTTAGATAAGCTGTAATTCGACTGATCCGGTAAGGTGCCGAAATAATAAGAAATACAAATCCGGCAAGTCCTATAGCAGCTAGTCCGAGAAAATGGGATAGTCTTGCCCCAGCGACAAAAATCATAAGCATACATGTAAGTACAAGTACCATCCCTGTCCCTAAATCAGGTTGCAGCATAATTAATCCAAATGCAGTAAATACAAGTATAATAGAAGGAAAAAATCCTTTTTTAAATGATGTGATATATTTTTGGCCTGTAGCTAGATATGCCGCTAAAAAGAAAATTAATCCCAGTTTCATAAATTCGGAAGGCTGAATGCTAAATGCACCAACACCTATCCAGCTCTGTGCTCCTCCACGAACCATGCCGATCCCTGGTACCAACACAAGAAATAATAATATAAAACAACCTATTAACATAACTTTAGCATATTTTTTCCATGTGTTATATGGAATGAGCATGAAAAAAAACATTGCAATCACACCCGCACCTGCAAAAAGTAGTTGTCTTTTTACATAATACAATGAATCTGCAAATTTATATTCCGACCAAACGTAGGAAGCACTATAAACCATAATAATACCTGCAATTAATAAAATAAAAACGACGGCTAATAATATATAATCAGGTTTTTTTTGGTCTTTAACTAACCGTTGAAACAAAAAAACACCCCTTTTCCATTTTTTGGAAGAGGGGCCCTTTGCGTGTCAACATATTTATGACTATTTAAAAACAAGCCCCCTACATTAGTGTATGCACAGCTTGTATAAACATGTCACCTCTCTCTTCAAATGTTCTGTACTGATCCCAGCTCGCACAGGCAGGTGATAATAAAATTACATCTCCTTCTTCTGAGAATTGATAGGCTTTCAATGTTGCACTTGTTACATCTGAGGCATTCTTAATCACTGGGATACCTATACCTTCAGCTAAACTTTTCCATTTATCGGCAGTCTCTCCAAACGTTATCAATCCTTTGACATTTTTGAGAAAAGGGATTAAATCAGTAAATTCATTTCCGCGGTCAAGCCCTCCCGCTAATAGAATGATTGGCTGATGAAAAGAGGAAAGTGCTTTTTGTGTTGCTAATATATTCGTTGCTTTTGAATCATTATAAAAAAATCGACCGTTTAATTTATCAACAAATTGCAATCGGTGTTTTACACCCGAAAACGTTGCTAGTACTTCCTGTATACCCTTATTCGAAGCCCCGCTCAACTTAGCTGCTGCAACAGCTGCCAGAATATTCTCCAGATTATGCGTACCTACCAGTACAACCGATTTTCGATTCATAATTTTTTCATCTTTAAAGTAGATATTTTCATCATCTATCCATGCTCCATCCTCGCATTTTCGATTCACTGAAAATGGAACCTTTTTGGATTTTGCATATTTTACACCATCCATCACATTGGAATCATCAGCATTATAAACCAGATAATCTTCACTTGTTTGGTTCTTAAAAAGAGCATATTTGGCATTTCTATAGTTGTCAAATGTTTTATGATAGTCTATGTGCGCTTCATATATATTTAACAAAACAGCGATTTTGGGCTTAAATTTCTCAATCCCTAGTAATTGAAAGGAAGAAAGCTCTAAAACCAGTTTTTCCTCTTTAGCTAGAGATCCAGCAACATCCGTAGCAACTGTACCAATATTACCGGCCACTTTTACCGGCTGATTACTGGCAGCTAACATTTTTTCGGTAAGTGTTGTCGTTGTCGTTTTACCGTTGGATCCGGTAATTCCAATAATGGATTCCTCCACTAATCTTCCGGCAAGCTCAATCTCGGTAATAATCGGTATATTTCTATTTTGCGCTTCTAAGACAATCGGATTTTCATAGGATATCCCGGGATTTTTAACAATTACTTCAATATCAGCCAGAACGGCAAGCGGGTGGGAGCCAACAACCACTTCTGCTCCGATAGATACCAGCTCTTGCACAATAGCATCGTCCTCACTAGTCTTCATGTCATTTACCCGTACGTTTTTATTATTAGCCAAGAGCAGTTTAGTTGCTGCTGTTCCACTCTTCGCCAATCCCAGAACTAACACATGTGTATAATTGAAATCTGTTAATTTTTTCAACCTAAGCCCACCTCAATATAGATGCCAAGAGCGGCAAAAACGAGTCCGATTAACCAGAATGTTGTTACTACCCGCCATTCAGACCAGCCCATTAATTCATAATGATGATGCAAGGGGCTCATTTTAAACACTCTTTTGCCTGTTGTTTTAAAAGAAATAACCTGAATAATAACAGAAAGTGTTTCCATGACGAAAACTCCACCAACAATCACTAAAATAATTTCCAGTTTTGTTAAAATAGCTATTGCAGCTATAGATCCACCTAACGCAAGCGAACCGGTATCCCCCATAAACACTTTTGCAGGATGTGCATTAAATACGAGAAATCCAAGTAATGCACCAACAGCAGCTAAAGCAAAAATAGTTACTTCAGACGACGCGAGACCATACCAAGCTAAAATGCCGAAAGCTCCAAAAGCAATAGCAGCAGTTCCGGCTAATAACCCATCAAGCCCATCCGTTAAATTAACTGCATTGGATGAGCCAACCAACATTACAATAATGAGTAGTGCATACCCCCATCCGAGCTCCCACCGAAATTCCGTTCCAGGCACTTGAATATAAGTAGGGAAATCCTGACTACGTAAAATAAAATAAAATACAAGTGCAATAACAACCTGTCCAACCAATTTCTGCTTCGATGTTAATCCTAAATTCCGTTTCATTACTACTTTAATAAAATCATCAAGAAACCCTAATGTTCCATATCCAACTAAAACTAATAATAATAACCAAAGCTGATAACCAATCCCATCTTCGCCTGCTTTGCTCACCATGATAATTGATGTAATAATTATGCCAACAACAATGATGAGTCCACCCATGGTAGGAGTACCGGTTTTTTTCAAATGGGATTGCGGTCCTTCTTCCCTAATGCTTTGTCCAAACTTTAAACGTCTTAAAAATGGGATGAATATTGGAGACAAAAGGACGGTAATCAAAAATGCTATAGCGATTGTCATCAATAATACAAATATATTCACGTCTTATCCTCCTTGTACAGTAACCGTCCATAAAGCTTATGAATGAGTTATTTCATTAATAAACGATTCAAATTGTAAACCTCTTGAAGCTTTGAATAAAAGTAATGCGCTGTCTTGCAAATAGGGTTGCAGTGCATGTATGAGATCTTCCTTTTCTGTAAAATGCATGCAATAAACGGCATTGTTATTTTCTTTAACCGCGGTTGATATATATTTAGATTCATTGCCATATGTGAATACCGCTGTAATTGGATCCTCAATTACAGTTGCAATAGATTGGTGCATAACTGGAGAATATTCACCTAGTTCCAGGATATCACCAAGAATCAGTACCCTTTCCGTAAAATTATCCATTTGTTTCACTACTTCAATCGCTGCTTTCATGGAAGTAGGTGAAGCATTATATGCATCATTAATAATAGATACATCATTTATTCCTTTTATCATTTCAAAGCGCATTCCTGTTAGCTCTAAAGAACACAACGCCTGTCTTCTTTTTTCTATATCAATTCCCAGCCGCTCTCCAATCGCAATCGCAAAAGTCGCATTTAACGCATGATGTCTTCCCAATAGCGGAATCGTGTAACTAACACCATCTCCTAATTGAAACTTTGTTTGACGAGGCATAACATCTACATTGTTAATCGTGATATCATTCCCAGGTTGAAAACCGCAGGTGATGCAATTTTGTACATGGACCTGATTTAATAACGCCTCATCACCATCAACGATAATCAGTCCATTTTCCTTCATGCCATTTGTTATTTCCAGCTTAGCTTTTGCTATTCCTTCGCGAGAGCCTAGATATTCAATATGCGATTCACCAATATTGGTAATAATGACGTGATCCGGCCGGGCAATCCTGGATAATAAATCAATTTCTCCAAAGTCACTCATTCCCATTTCAAGCACCAGCATGTCAGTATCTCTTGGCATGGATAGAATGGTTAATGGTAACCCGATATGGTTATTATAATTCCCATCTGTATAATGCGTTCGATACGCTGTCTTTAGCATAGCTGCCACAAGATCTTTGGTCGTTGTTTTTCCGTTTGATCCGGTGATTCCAATGACAGTCGGGGCAATTTCATTTCTGTAATGAGCAGCTAACTGCTGTAGTGCTTCTACCGTATTATCTACAAAAAATACTGGAAAATCTTGCTGCAAAAATGTCGGCAGGCTTTTTTGCCGACTCCATAAAACAGCTGCGGCACCATTTTCAAAAGCCTGCTTAACGTAGTCATGCCCATCAAAATTTTCTCCGACTATCGGAACGAACAAAGCGTTCGTCACTTTTGTACGACTATCAGTAAATACTTCTTCAATTGCAATAGGCTCACCCTTTCCACTAAAGTCAGTGAAAAAATGGGATAACCATTCCGTAGTAAATAACATTCCTATTTCTCCTTAGCTTGGATTGCTTTGCGCGCAATTTTTCGATCATCAAAGTCATATTTCACATGCCCAATCTGCTGATAGGTTTCATGGCCTTTACCAGCGATTAATACAACATCTTCAGCCTGAGCATGTTCTATCGCCTGACAAATCGCCTTTTCCCGATCCACAATCACTTCATATTGTTCTCTACTTCTCTCTAAACCGGCAGTCATATCATCTAAAATGGCCTGCGGGTCTTCTGAACGTGGATTATCTGATGTAAATATTACATGATCCGCGTATTTTAATGCAATACCTGCCATAAGTGGTCGTTTTGTCCGATCGCGATTGCCTCCACACCCAACCACGACATGTACTTGTTTTCGGGCGAATCCTTTCACTGTTTGTAACACATTTTCCAGTGAATCAGGCGTATGCGCATAATCCACGATGACGGCATATGATTGATCACTGGTAACCGCCTCAAATCGTCCGTCTACGCCAGGTATACGCTCAAGTGCATGTTTAATGACATGTAATGGTACATCCCAGGCCATTGCAGCAGTACTTGCCGCTAACATATTATAAACGTTAAACATTCCGATCAGCCTACTCGTGATCGAAACGGTTCCTACGGGTGTCTTTAGCCTGAAAAACGTTCCTTTAGCATCCAGTTTGATATCTTCAGCCATTACCTGAGCCTTATTCTGACAACCATACGTTATAACATGCTGTGCTGTACTTTTTTTAATATATGTGCTTGAAGGTTCATCCTCATTAATAACAGCAAATTTCGGATCACCTTCTTTATAGGTATTCCCTAATTGAGCAAACAAAAGACTTTTTGCACGTAAATAATCATCTATATTTTTATGATAGTCCAAGTGGTCCTGGGAAAGATTCGTAAAAACAGCAACGTCATAATCACAACCATAAACCCTGCCAATATCGAGCGCATGAGAGGAAACCTCCATAATCGCTTGCTCTACATTCTGATCAAGCATCTGTTGAAAGGACTTTTGTAGCCATAATGAATTTGGTGTTGTATTGTTAATCGGATACGTATTTTCCCCTATTTGCATTCTTATAGTGCCAATGACCCCTGTCTTTTTCTTATTTTGCTTAAAAATCGTCTCCAATAAATAGCTTACAGTCGTTTTCCCATTTGTACCAGTAACTCCTATAAGCGGAATTTTATTTGTCGGATTGTTATAAAAATTAACTGCTATCATCGCTAGGGCTCTGGAAGTATCGGAGACAGTAACAACAGGCACAGAAGATGTCACCGTTTTTTGAGTAAGAATTGCAGCTGCACCGTTGGCAATGGCTTGATGTACATAATTATGACCATCCACCGTGAAGCCATCTATACATACAAATAGACTTCCCGATTTAACATTTCGTGAATCAATTTCTATATTCTGGATATCAATGTCTTCTAAAGATGATGCAGTTTCATAGAACGGTATGCCTGAAAGAATATTTGTTAATTTCATGAACAACATCCTATCTATAAGAATATCCGACATATGTACTTTTTTTAAGAGGGTGAAAG
It encodes the following:
- a CDS encoding UDP-N-acetylmuramoyl-tripeptide--D-alanyl-D-alanine ligase, whose protein sequence is MLFTTEWLSHFFTDFSGKGEPIAIEEVFTDSRTKVTNALFVPIVGENFDGHDYVKQAFENGAAAVLWSRQKSLPTFLQQDFPVFFVDNTVEALQQLAAHYRNEIAPTVIGITGSNGKTTTKDLVAAMLKTAYRTHYTDGNYNNHIGLPLTILSMPRDTDMLVLEMGMSDFGEIDLLSRIARPDHVIITNIGESHIEYLGSREGIAKAKLEITNGMKENGLIIVDGDEALLNQVHVQNCITCGFQPGNDITINNVDVMPRQTKFQLGDGVSYTIPLLGRHHALNATFAIAIGERLGIDIEKRRQALCSLELTGMRFEMIKGINDVSIINDAYNASPTSMKAAIEVVKQMDNFTERVLILGDILELGEYSPVMHQSIATVIEDPITAVFTYGNESKYISTAVKENNNAVYCMHFTEKEDLIHALQPYLQDSALLLFKASRGLQFESFINEITHS
- the murD gene encoding UDP-N-acetylmuramoyl-L-alanine--D-glutamate ligase, yielding MKKLTDFNYTHVLVLGLAKSGTAATKLLLANNKNVRVNDMKTSEDDAIVQELVSIGAEVVVGSHPLAVLADIEVIVKNPGISYENPIVLEAQNRNIPIITEIELAGRLVEESIIGITGSNGKTTTTTLTEKMLAASNQPVKVAGNIGTVATDVAGSLAKEEKLVLELSSFQLLGIEKFKPKIAVLLNIYEAHIDYHKTFDNYRNAKYALFKNQTSEDYLVYNADDSNVMDGVKYAKSKKVPFSVNRKCEDGAWIDDENIYFKDEKIMNRKSVVLVGTHNLENILAAVAAAKLSGASNKGIQEVLATFSGVKHRLQFVDKLNGRFFYNDSKATNILATQKALSSFHQPIILLAGGLDRGNEFTDLIPFLKNVKGLITFGETADKWKSLAEGIGIPVIKNASDVTSATLKAYQFSEEGDVILLSPACASWDQYRTFEERGDMFIQAVHTLM
- a CDS encoding cell division protein FtsQ/DivIB codes for the protein MNKKKVVSIEDRIPKLKQARKKKANRRLIFYLSIFFILISIIVYLQSPLSHIKTIHVTGNSFLEDEEIMEQSGLTTNTNIWTINKSEITATLTDNPVIESAEVKRNLPWTVDIQLKEYERVGYVKEENNYYPILGNGTTLQEIEQDNINGDAPLIVDFTEEEYLHRMTGELQELPDTILNLISEIHWKPTDDNQNEILLYMNDGFLVSGTIRDFADKMQVYPSIVSQLDPESEGIIHIGVGAYFESFDDEDE
- the mraY gene encoding phospho-N-acetylmuramoyl-pentapeptide-transferase; its protein translation is MTIAIAFLITVLLSPIFIPFLRRLKFGQSIREEGPQSHLKKTGTPTMGGLIIVVGIIITSIIMVSKAGEDGIGYQLWLLLLVLVGYGTLGFLDDFIKVVMKRNLGLTSKQKLVGQVVIALVFYFILRSQDFPTYIQVPGTEFRWELGWGYALLIIVMLVGSSNAVNLTDGLDGLLAGTAAIAFGAFGILAWYGLASSEVTIFALAAVGALLGFLVFNAHPAKVFMGDTGSLALGGSIAAIAILTKLEIILVIVGGVFVMETLSVIIQVISFKTTGKRVFKMSPLHHHYELMGWSEWRVVTTFWLIGLVFAALGIYIEVGLG
- the ftsA gene encoding cell division protein FtsA — protein: MNNSDVLVSLDIGTTKIKVIIGEVLNDSLNIIGVGTAKSNGMKKGAIVDIDQTVHSIRNAVEQAERMVGMQIDRVVVGINGSHIQLQSCHGVVAVQSENREIDDEDITRVIDGAQVVSIPPEREIIDVIPKQFIVDGLDEINDPRGMIGVRLEMEGTIITCSKTVLHNTLKCVERANLQVSDICLQPLAAGTIALSDDEKNMGVALIDVGGGCSTVSVFGNDHLASTSVVNLGGDNITKDLSIGLRTSTEEAEDIKLNYGHAFYDTAREDETFEASIIGSNTRETYNQLQISDMIEARMEEIYAFAEREIRKMGYQELPGGYVLTGGTMAMPGVSELAQDLFQSNVRIAIPDYIGVREPQFTAGVGILQFAYRNAKIQGKELFPSVIENTNEQRPQRTKKQPKSNEPKEKKKKESGIANLFKYFFD
- the spoVE gene encoding stage V sporulation protein E produces the protein MFQRLVKDQKKPDYILLAVVFILLIAGIIMVYSASYVWSEYKFADSLYYVKRQLLFAGAGVIAMFFFMLIPYNTWKKYAKVMLIGCFILLFLVLVPGIGMVRGGAQSWIGVGAFSIQPSEFMKLGLIFFLAAYLATGQKYITSFKKGFFPSIILVFTAFGLIMLQPDLGTGMVLVLTCMLMIFVAGARLSHFLGLAAIGLAGFVFLIISAPYRISRITAYLNPWEDPLGDGFQIIQSLYSIGPGGLMGVGLGESLQKYFYLPEPQTDFIFAILGEELGFIGGTIVIGLFLLLLWRGVKISLDAPDLFGRFLALGIVSMLIIQVMINISVVIGLIPVTGITLPFLSYGGSSLTLTLCSVGVLLNISYYSKI
- a CDS encoding UDP-N-acetylmuramoyl-L-alanyl-D-glutamate--2,6-diaminopimelate ligase → MKLTNILSGIPFYETASSLEDIDIQNIEIDSRNVKSGSLFVCIDGFTVDGHNYVHQAIANGAAAILTQKTVTSSVPVVTVSDTSRALAMIAVNFYNNPTNKIPLIGVTGTNGKTTVSYLLETIFKQNKKKTGVIGTIRMQIGENTYPINNTTPNSLWLQKSFQQMLDQNVEQAIMEVSSHALDIGRVYGCDYDVAVFTNLSQDHLDYHKNIDDYLRAKSLLFAQLGNTYKEGDPKFAVINEDEPSSTYIKKSTAQHVITYGCQNKAQVMAEDIKLDAKGTFFRLKTPVGTVSITSRLIGMFNVYNMLAASTAAMAWDVPLHVIKHALERIPGVDGRFEAVTSDQSYAVIVDYAHTPDSLENVLQTVKGFARKQVHVVVGCGGNRDRTKRPLMAGIALKYADHVIFTSDNPRSEDPQAILDDMTAGLERSREQYEVIVDREKAICQAIEHAQAEDVVLIAGKGHETYQQIGHVKYDFDDRKIARKAIQAKEK